In Diadema setosum chromosome 7, eeDiaSeto1, whole genome shotgun sequence, the DNA window GGCTATGCTTTCATACCCCACTTGATCATTCTACCTATATAGTTCTGTGGACTCGACTCGCACAGGCCTACACTCTGTGTTCACATGCAGCGAGCTAGCTATGACAAGTAGgtacctgtgtatgtgtgtgtatgtgatgtgtgtgtgtgtgtgtgtgtgttgtgcatgtaCATACGTTTGTGCGTAAACATGTCACTGCACTCACGAGGTTCGTCCAATCAATGAACAACATGCAGGAAAATGACATATCACGTACTTCTAATTAACTAATCAGTTTGAAAACACAGAACTAGACTACTGAAGTTCGGTCTACTATTATTAGTTTACATGTGGATTGGTAATGATCTTATCGTTGTAATACGAAAGTGCACTCGAGATGCTCGAGGTACCATGTTCACTGGCAGCACTGAGAAGTCGATTGTGAATACACGTCAAATCATAGCCAAGTAGTacggagtaggcctactgtggtaGCGGTGTATTTACGAATACTAGTACCCGATCCACAAAAAAGTTGGGCAAAAGATTTCGAAAGAGCTCTTATTtggccatttatgcatgtaagaatagtggtaatgtggcATCAACTCCACAAGCCTATGGCTGTAGAAGTTTTGACTTGTAAAGTTGTACATTTCACGCGAACTACGCATGTACCTGCTCTCCTATCCACGCCGCCTGCCCTGGCTGACAATCACGATGCTCTCCGCTAGCTCCCCGCATATTTCCAGCGGGGTTACGTAGGGCGCTCATGAACTGCgaatcgaatgtaaactgaatAGCGAGCACGTACGTACGCACACAGTGATCACACGTGATCATgtatgtaaataattatgtacagtatGCTAGTCCGTTCATCCTGTACAAATTGGCCAAGCTATAGAATTCTAGTCCACGCGCTtgcgcacttcaaaatttcagctaaacttatgaataattcatgtcccatagcgtttccatgtacgaaaAAAATCTTCGCGCGCCGCTCGGTCTCGCGTTCATCCGTTCTCTCGCAGTTAGTCTCTTTCACAGCCACGAGGCCTTGCCAAAAGGCTAACAAACACGAGGAAGCTttctcgaaagaaaaaggattagcgtggaaggaaaaaaaaaacaggaagagaCTGGAGGAGACGAGGAAAGGACGAAGGAAAAGGAATTGGAGGCACCAGATACATAGGTTTACCAAGATGTAGAGGagattttaaagggactgtacggTACTTGttaaggtggggattcatgttttgaacattcctaagtgagataatgagaagcctctaatgaaatatgaaagagcatgtaattctaagaaggattcaacatattttatttgatgaaaattggttttcaaaaggctgaggtatcaaaaaaaaatgataataataaaaggcgacaggccacgccttttattaggatatctatgtttcaccttgtttttggatatctcagccatttcaaaaccgattttcatcaaataaacttttgataccccttagaattgcatgctctttgacatctcatagagtggtttatgaatatctcgcaaaaggttaaaagctaaatcctcacctcgaccagaactgtacacacccttaaTGATATCAAGAGACGATAACCGATCATGATAAAAAACGAACTTGAAATCAGGGCTAACAAGAATATAAACATTCTGCATAGGaatttctgagaaaaaaaaaacacctctcaAAGTAAAAGTATTAAAACTTTAAGCTTCCTTCATACTGTTACTGAGAGAATTACAAATTCAGGGCCAAAAAACAGAGATtatggattttgaaaaaaatagtcCTAGCCAAGTGCAATTAAATTCATCCCATGGTCGGGTAGGATGTAAATGGACAGTTTTGGTTTAAACGAAGATGGAATCGAATACAAGAAGGAGAGAATGATTGGTAAATTGTACGTAATTTGTCCTGaatgcaaacgatacaaatTAATCAATAATCTTTACATGTTGTTGCCATAAAATGGAAcatcagtatggcatctccaCGATTAGGTACCAATAATACAAAGGACTGTTTTCTGTAATAATAGTATTCTTTCTATATAATTATAAGGAATATGTGTTTCAAAACGCGAGTATGTCATAATAGATTAGAGgggaattaaaaaaatacatgttgattgagtgaataGAGCATTATTAGTAGaatgcatcagtgaaagtttgaggaaaatcgggcaaaccgttcaaaagttatgaacttttgaagttttggtgacGAGGCcgctggatcagaagactactacggatcatgacatcacataatATGGACTACCatatagagaaaatataaagaaaattaaacattttttcacttttctatcaaaatgaaagaagactacctctttcagaaagcagggggaataatattacccttgacatatgtcagtaacaactATAACAAGTTTAGGGAATGTGTTTTTgtcatatgaaatgatattatgtggaatatactttctttataaGGTAGTCtaaatgtgatgtcatgaatgatctgtagtagtcttctgatccagtGGTCTcgtcaccaaatttcaaaaattcataacttttcaaccgattgtccgattttcctcaaactttcactgatgtattccactaatattgctgcattcactcaatccacatgtatatttggcTTTAATTTCCCTTTAAGTAAGGTGATAACAAAGTAGAGTACAACATAAAAGATAATTCTGCATAGTTCTGAATGTCGCAATAGGCGTGTTACATTGGCTGTAACTTTCATGTGAACAATGCACTCTGGTGATTGCGTGAGAGCCAAACGACCATCTCAATATAAATATCCGGCAGTGCAATGAGAAGGGAAATTTCAGCTGTTTGTACAGACAGACAGGAACGTATTGCATTGTTAACCCAATTTACTAGTGAAATCAATACATCCTTCTAAGCCCGTATTGTGTGGACAGACAGCGATGTGTGCAAACACAGAATGTAAATATTGTGCAGTTTGTATACTTGACAAATTAGATAATGGTAATCTGTTTATCTAGGCAGCAACGCATCGTGCTGTGACAAAGTAAAGTATGTGTGCAGGCTGCGTCTACTCTAGTGAAatgaagaataaagaaaaaaatagaataggAACAATATGTATGACAAAGGTTTATCGGGGACGATTGTCATCACTATGAGGGCatagccccctccccccaacaaaGCTGATGACTCATATAAACTCATATAAACACCACAGATAAAGGGATAGCATTGTCCTATACGTCCTTGCATAATGACGATATTAAGATACCATTACTGGAATGCCTATTATTTAATCAGAAATGAAACTCTCACGAGTTGAGAAAATCAATCTTCTGTATCTAGTATGCAGACGCATCATGTGTTTTGATTAAAGGACCAGTTTCTTCGAGACAGTCAATTCTTAAAGACAGACTAAGTGAAATGACTTTGTTATCCCTAATATTATGAAATCAGACACAGAATTTCAATGTCATAATTAACGGACTTACAAGTTTTGTTAAATCACCATTGTAACAGATTTCATCTATAATTTGAATACAACAGCAAAACATCTCAAACTGGTCTGTGAACTATTGTGAAAATTGAATGTAATTGCAATGCAATGTATAATATAGTAATGAATTTATTTCGTCGCTAAATTCTGAAGAGAATGAATAGTATTTCATGTACTCTCTGAACAACCGTGTTGGCTCAACATTTCATGTGTAgcattcataaatttgaatagcCCAAAAGATAATGTATAAGAGGACAGTCCACACCCCCACGAAGTGACGTCACTTTCCAGAATGTTTAGACATGCATCTCACCTGATACCCCGAATCCAGAGTAGATGGACAGTGCGAGAGCCATGCCGATAGAGAAGGCCGTTTGGAAGTTCGATGTCGACATCGAGAGCGTCGCTCGAGCAGCCACTCCTCGCACGAGGACCTTGGAGAGTTAACGCACGGGATGGAAGCGAAATGTTGTCAAAAATGGTCAAAATAATGTAGGCTACATGTATCTAAATGATTTAGGTTTTCATGTCGTTTGTCCTAACAAACAGAAACTTTATGATGTTTGCATATCAAGAACCCCAATCCCCCGAATTTTAacaactttgttttatttcgtGAGACCACTCTTTTTAGAAATAAAGgcaacaaacataaaaaaaaaatatctgtaagaGAACAGTTGTGATGCATCGTGAATGGTCTGAATTGTAAACGTCTTCCAAGGACATTACGGGTTCGCGGCACGAGATCCACACCAACGAGTCAAACAGCCCACGATTTAGACACCTAATTAACAAGACCTATGATGAGTTCGACAGCAAGTAGAATGGATCCATGAGCTATACGGTCCATCAGCTctacactaggcaaataaggcccattaACTTGACACAATGGGCAATCAGGGCACACAAGTTCCACACtgggcaaagaaagcccacgagaccgacattacagTACAGGACTTAATGTAAGCAAActgttaagattttttttttcctagtgccgagctcatgggctgtctGACTCGTGGGATGTATGACACGTGGACTCTTTTAAATGTCCGAgctcatggactgtatgactcgtgctTGTCCAGCTCGTAAGTAGATCTCAACATGATTCATAACAATGCTTTGTAAGCCACATTCTTCTTTTCCTGAACTGATTACAAACGTGCTTGGCCGATGGTGTTTGAAGTAAGTTTACAGATGAAGGCATAAAAGCTGCAGTTCAGAATTGATTAGAATTGATCTCCTTTCTAAGTGACCGCTTATAAGGCATTGGATGCTTTATAAGCCAACAACTACGAAGGCTTGAGACCCCTCCCAAGGACCAGGCAATGACGTTATTGTGCATTAGGCATAATAGGGGTGCAAACGCTGCAGCCTTGCAGGGGCTTCGAATCAGGGACATCGTGATCGATAATCCGCTTCAAGAACTCAGAATCATTCTATGTCATTATCAGAGGGCTTACCTCATATGGATACTTACAGCATAGAGATACATTCCGTAGAATTCACACAGCGTTTGTCTGGCCAACTCATTTCTCAACGTGAAGATCTTTCTTAGCTTGTCTTTATTTTGCGCGCAAGCCATGCTGCCCGTCCACGACTATTTGACCTCCTGCAGACACAGTTCTCATAGGAATGACGGCATATTGTCGAATAGCTTTCTCTCATATCCACAGTGGATCAAAAAGAGAATTTAACCTCCCCTATGTTTCTTTACCTTACACTTTATAATATATTCGTCACGTTCGCTCCTCCggagaaaatacaaatattgaGTATTAAACCGCCTGTATTACACCTTTTAGGCACAACCACATTGGTCGGGTATAAGTTAGTGTACCTGTTATGGTCGGTGTTTGAATGACGGATGTACAAACGTTGGGTTCACACAATGGGTATAAACGTCCAACTTTATTCTATTTGTTGCATAAACAAAAGGAAGACACGCTTGGGGAAACCGCGAGCACCTTTGCAGGGCCTCCATAACGTTCTGGATGTCTCAACAGCAGATATCTGCCTAATAGATGCGCAGGGGAGTCAACCTGAACAGTATAAAGGGCTCTTACCTTAACAGAGCCACATAGTTATACTCAAGAGTTGTTTCCTCATCATGCTCATATTGCTGATTAGTAAGACATGGAAAAGTGAATAACGGAAGAAACGTATCAAAAAGGGGGAAACAGTGGtaatagaaaaatacagatGCAACACTTTCTCAGAAAGATCTGCAAGGGCCTCCACAGCAATCTTGTTCCCGCAGATCTTTACTGACATACAGTGAACTGTCAGAGgttcaagtacatgtagttcagCGCATGGGCAGTCAGATAATTTGAGATATAATAGTTAATGGTTTTGTACGCAGTTATGTCAGCAACTCGACGAGAGAGCGTCAAAGAGGCAGAAGCTCTTTGGAGAGCGTACAAATGTGTACGTAGGAACATGCTATACAGTATATGTccgtatgcgtgtgtgtgtgcgcgcgcgtgtgtgtttgtgtgtatatgtgtttggGATGTCTTTTTTTAAGTTATATATGATACACTTAGTCCTGTTTTTTCTACTTAAGGAAACACCGCTGACCTTAATTCATTTGTCATATACGAAAATAAGGTACACTGCAGATTTTCAAGCACTGTGTGTACTTATTCAGTTATAATCTCTCTTTTATCAGGtagaaaattgagcaaagaaaatgggattccatcggaattcgaacccgagacctccggattgctggccaggtgctctaccgactgagctatagaaagccctacttcagtgttcgtcccagaaatcCTAAATTCTTTAATACTTTAGGGTTCATAAATGTttataaaacaaagaaacaatgtgACTACTTCCAGTGACATGACGCTCTTATGAAAACGTTGATTTCGGCCTCGGTACCGGTAAGTATATCAAATATTGTGGAGTTGTTTTATCACTACTATTAATAGTGCGTTTATATAGTGCTCTTTGTATATAATTCTCATAATCATCATGGTATCTGTTTGGACATTCTgccatatgaatatatatatatatatatatatatatatatatatatatatatatacatatatatcaataataatgtcacaatagaggaatgcattaaatgtcaattGCCCTGAATTTAATtaaaaatccgaattttcggggcctcccccttcgtcagggatgaaagtgctaatgaatcatatatatatatatatatatatatatatatatatatatatatataaactaggtgttacaaaaaaatttcccacttttgatccttcaAACACTTTATAGTTAAAAAACTGTACGTCAGATAACACTGCCATTTATATGAGTAATTGCTAAATAATGAACAATTTTTTGGAagtaattttgaaatgaaagcaTAACTTGGTTTCATTAAATTCGATATTATTTTTCCagttttcagattttgctctattttcaaccctctgtacaaaacttaaCTTGGCACAGGGGTCAATAGgagtgtatgggagtgtgtggttaacaccgaGACAAAATTAATGGTCCTGgacaatggccaggattggaatgctccATTTTCATTTATGAcgaattccactatcacagctaatctttattcattctgaaatgtggtgtatgcaagtACATGGAAGcatgtgcttattttttttattttcatgtgcatgtagtTCACCCTttgccatgaattcagactagcagtgcccagggcaatccatcatgaataattgataaagcattcatgtgccttggagcagagctctgaacaggtggtatccatgtccattgttcactgtcattgtaagtacacactcacatacacatcataaGTTCCTGGGttaagttcaatttttgtacggagggttaaaatttgaccgaaatctggaacctaactttgaaatcaatcatggatttcatgaaactgatatagGATTTCATATTCAAAACACCTACTttaactaaattgtacactatgcAGCTATAACTCacatcaatgacagttttatctcaATATcgttttcgaactattaaggatcaaaagtgggatttttttttgtaacacctagcatatatataatatacatatatgtttttcTATCATGACAGTATACCataaatcagtcatttcgtggTGAATTAACTTACAATAAGCGTTTTCAAATTACCAAATTAATTCATCTGAACAATATTGCCttgatatcatttcaaattgatttcttcGTTAGAaaaggttttgttttttatcgtaCTGATTTATTATGCAGAAGAAGAGAAGACGTTTGAAATAATCACGATGttaattattatgatattataaACAGTTCCCAATCCAGCACCTAAATAATTACGTTCCTAAGACGGTACACGACTAACATACAATGATCATCGATCATCAGTGCTGGTGATCAATCGAAATCCCGCTTCACAAGTTTTATCAGTTAAACCACCGTGTCTTGAGATACGTCAAGACTAGGATTGATTACACAGTGCAATATCACGTTAAGAATTCTACGCGGTGTACAAAATATTTGATCATCAACACAGTCATACAAGAACAATAACAGTTGATAGAATATAAATTGGTATACACGTAATACTTTGtactttctctttttcattatctttcattttgtctccccctccctctttaCCGCATTATTGTAATTATATCGTTCTTTCATTACAATTGACCCAACATCTTTAAGACTACAGTGGACCTACAGATACTTCCCCCAAATTAGTACAAATGCTACTACGATCGTTTTTAAATTAACAAAGAACACAGAGAACAGAGAAAGCCAGTTTTATACACAACGTGTTATTCATGTATGAAAAAGGTTGATTATTTTCCCAAAATAAATCAAGGTAGATATGTCCCGTTGATTCAAAGGCACAATTTGATTTCAGAATACATATACggtattctttcttcttttaataTCCAGGGCAGCCTCTTCACTGTTGCCACTTGTCTACCAGAGTGTCCTGCCATGATTATTAACATATTGCCATTATTGCTATAATTAACCGTTGCCAGGTACATATTTGTACACCtaggtcgagagggacatggtgggtaaaaacatcatGTCTAAGGACGTTAGCACTGgacgggaatcgaactcgggtcctccgactGAAGACCTAGAGTCTTACCCACTACGCcacagtgcccccccccccataattatCTAagacacatgccaaatttttgaAGCAAAACGTAATCTGAACTTCAAATACCTAGAGGGCGTTTAAACGTACAAGTCGAACTTAACAAACTTGTGATAACCTCATGATCAAGTAAAGCATGGATCTTACTTGTATTTAAAAGAGATTTGGGAGTTTGAACTTAGCTCCCCTGCATGTCGAGGAATGATGTTGTGCAATCCACAGCAATAAcgaaatgatttctttttataggCTTCCTAACCCGCTTAAAACCTCCATTTAAgattcttaataaaccatacacgtaaaggggatggctagtaactgaatcagtgagaatgctggggatgattgttccaatcctcgtgggattcatttaagagtacattatatatctattgttgtgtgaaaattactgTATTTGCtgcagaatggtctcatattcaagtaatgtgcagtttaatgtttccaggttagcatgcctgtacagtgtcggggccaTCGTATTAACGAAATGATTTCGTTTCAAGCTCCCTAACCCGCTTAAAACATTAAATTCTTAATAAACACGGAATACACGTAAGATAAAATGAGATGGAACTAAGAAATGGATAAATCTACAAAGTGATTTGGCATGTCTGGGTCGCGATGACATAGAATAATTATTGTTcgtcaaattcatcaaataatATCATAATCAAATGATAGTTCgtcaaaatcaataaatactcATTCGTCTATCAACCGTCAACAGTATTGATTAtttgaaaacatattttgaaaggaaCTTTTTACTTCCACTTCTCCGGATACGTATAAATAACTTCTAATGGTGTCCTTGTTTTTATCCTCAAATTCATAGAGGAAAAAATTACATTCTGATAATCTTATCTTAAGAAGAATATAATGAAGAGGTGTTTTGAAATGCTACTTCAGTCACGTTACAAATGCATTTCGGTTTTACTATACtaaaatatttcacaagaaaACGTCGTTGGTGCTTTCGTTCACCAGCGTCTGATCGTTGTAGATGACGTCAACACACAGCGGTCCCGACATCCTGTCTTCTCTGTCCTTTTCGTGGTTGACATCGAATTCCGTCATTGATGTCGAATTTTCACAGCTGTTTGGAGCTTGAGAATTACCGACCTCCCCAGTCATTTCTGCCATAAATTGTATGAAAGTAAAATGGCAACATAGATGATACAGTGACAGCGGTGATAACATCATTCTTATGATTGATTACATCTGCACCAAGTCATTGAAATTTGGGGATATGAATTGGACATGCCTGTTGCACCTGCCTAAAAGCCGTCATCCAAGTAAGTCAAACAAATTGCTCATCGATAACGGTCTCCACCACCTGCATACTTAAAGATACCATCAAATATATTCACGTATATTATACACTttatcttctgtttcttttcagtgcttttgtttatattttcatgtgaaaagtgttgattttgtcataatgatttcatttgtacaagtggaaaataaaagaaactttAAGCAAACTAAAACATAAGAGAACGCCTGCCCCACGTGATTATGTGCGAACAGTCCGGCCGGATTCTGCTGATTCTCACCTGTAGCTTCACTATGCTGGATCATGTCTTTGGGGTCTTCGGTCAGCGGTGGGTGATGCAGCGTTATGGCGAAGAAGTATGCCCAAGACCCGAGAGCAGATCCAATAGTTGGTCCCACGATAGGAATCCACCACCAGTGTACGCCGTTAGGTCTAAACATGAAACAGGAAAAGGTGATTTTATAATCAGTTTGTCGCTCAGACATCGAAACGCCTTCCAGGTCCACATAGTGATTGCAATGGCACGTACTAGCTATTCTTTATTAGAGACACAATATCATATTTGACGTTTTTATCAATAATGTGTAACATTTCTAATGCATAATAATAactgcattatatatatatatatatatatatatatatatatataattatataaatgcGTACATTGCAGTATGCATAATCAGAAAGAATTCATCTGACGACAAATCCATCCAAAGCGTTTTCCAGCCTGGACAAGCTTCTCGTTACTTTCgttggaaatgaaatcattacGATTTGTATACGATattgcattttcatcttcaatGTTTTCGTGAGTTAGTTGTTCACATGCAATCATTACGGGTCGAGTAGTTGGACAGTATGTCCGTTGGTAGAGCGTTTTGAATTGGTCACCATACAGCCTCAGGGGTGGATCcgggaattccgtaaagagggtgCGCCTTTACAACATTAGAGGGGGCACACGCACCCCATcccccattttatttttatttcttttgtttttaacaaaaagatAAGGGgagcgcccggtgcgcccctcctgGTTCCGCCATTGCCATATACACGTGCACTTACACCCAGACTTCGGGTCCGTAACCAACTGCCGTTAGTAACAACCTGCCCGATAGGTCCAATGAGGGATTTAGCGGCGCACCGGCATTGTAGGCATACGACATGAGAATGGTGAAGACGATGATACCGAAGAAGAAAGGCGCTACGGCCAATGGGGGCGCGTTGTTTCGATGATCCATTATCCCTCCAATGGCAGCAAGGAGCAAGGCCGTGTTTAGGACCTACAGCACAATATTGTACACATGCATTTTTGGGGTAAAATAAGACCTGTGCATGactaataaaaaacaacaactactaaCTGAataatcaatacaaaaaaacacacacacacacagatcaTGAAAACGCAGTAAACATTTGTATTGTTGAGGCTGCTTTAATTTTACTGATATAGTCTTTACAGATATGTAATCTGGCAATGTCCCTTTAAATGCACTGTTATCCCTGCTTTTTGGTTTTGGCATAATGGTAACTAACCGCTTATTTTCTGATCGTTTGAATAATCCGATGTAGCTCATGAGGGTTAAATTCCACGTAATGATTTTGAATAGTGAAGTTATGCTACAGACGTGTCTCAAACCGACGACCATTCCGTTACTTATTGTTCATGCTAAACAAATTACTTCGAAGACAGGATGCATTTCTATAAGTTTATTAGAAGACACACTTTGTTCCTTTAATAGGAGAATAGTGAAGGCTCTCAatgattaaaaacacaaaaacgaCAAAAGAGGAAATAACCAAATAAAAATCCGAATTTTAGTGAGCTATTTTGTGCTTCAAGTACTCAGAAGCAACCGAACATGTGAGACGTATTAAATTATAtacgattattttttttttcaatcagttcATAAATTAGTCGTTTAATTCACAATGAAAAGGATTATTCTTTTATGATTTTCTTGTACCGTTGTTAAGTAACAAAATCGTATAGAGATCTAACCAAATACGAGAAATGCTATACGCAGTGTTTTAGTATGTGTGTCTTTGGGTGCGTGCATGTTCGTGTAGTATTTGTCAGACGAACATAcacaataatagtgagctgcaAAGTCTCTTTTGTGTTCGTGAGTCCATTTTGCAACCTGGAATTTGGATTCCTTtcctaatgccccagtcacataaaaacacggatgctcaaggatctacacggtgatccggaGACGTCCGGGGatatccggggagatccgggattttggtatgactgtacacacggtatcaacacggcagctacacggataaggtcggaagagcgcggcgtctacacggacaaacacggcatctacacggcagctacacggcagccacacggaccaccccggattgctctgccaacacggcaatccccggatgacgccggatgtttttgacctccaaaagttgccgtgttggcctcccggcgtcaacacggatctctccccggatcagatccggggtggtccggggtgatccgggatgtctatgtgactggggcataagctACGACATTGTAGAGGTATGTGATTCAGACCTTTACTCCGTATAATGAAACTGGAAACCTCTTTATGATGGAGGAGAAAACAATTCTATATAGATTTCCAACACATTTCCAGTGGACAAAGTCCAAACGTTATTTTTGGTACAAAAGGGAGGCGTATTCTCGAGTGACATGGGGTTAtagtttttcacttttttagtTAAATCTGAGGTGTATTACagtaatatttcatgtttgGAGACATTActcttcaaccatgcaaaatttcgtttgcaaaaggaATATACGACCTTTAAAGACTATTCCACACCATGCTCCAGTTGGCTTGAAATAAATGGAATAATATCAGAAGGGATGACAACATTTCCTTCAACTCATACATAAAAGTGGTCATACAATTGCCAACTGTCAGCGTTTTATGAAGACACGGAAAACTTTAAAACCTCAAAGCTTTCATATTAGGGCTGATTGTCAGGAAACCTCTATCGTTCTGTTTGTCTATGTTTACGCCATTTAAACCAATGTGAATATTTTGAAGAACTACAATTTGATGACAAAAAGTGAACTTATTGAGGATTAATACTATTACGGAAGACAACGAAATACCGCGGCAACATAAAATAGCAAATTGCTGTGTTCCCGTTGATGGACATTATAAATTGATGTTTAGTCTCTACCTTAATCGCTGCATTTCATGTGCAATCAACTGCCGAGTTCgccctccctccctctttccttctttctctagCTAACTCTATCTCTCTGTATTATTCTTCCCATGACACAATGAAAAAATTTATCAGCTTTTTAGATATTTTTACAATCATTTAATATTTACGTATAGTTATAAGATGCGAGACAGATTCATAAAATAGTTGATTATAACCTTGGTAGTTACCAGACACAACTGCGTGTTACTCAtctatttttgttatttactctttgttgttgttgttgttgttgttgttgtcgttgttgttgttgttgtaaatttCGACGGGTAACAAGAAAGTTCATTACCAATCTCGCCTTCCGTTATACAGACCAGTGGACGTACCTGTTCGAAGAAGCCGGTAGTAACAGAGAGGTATGGCTGTGGAAACGTAGCG includes these proteins:
- the LOC140231093 gene encoding aquaporin-10-like, which codes for MAKPSWIEKLLKTLTIKDELLRFMLCEFYATMILALFAHAVVAQETVSRSMSGFNMAFGSAMGVSLAVYSGFGVSGGHVNLALSVGIAVIGVFPWRRIPFYFVSQLAGGFVGSALVYLVYKDAFDEFDGGTRQVLGENGTAAIFATFPQPYLSVTTGFFEQVLNTALLLAAIGGIMDHRNNAPPLAVAPFFFGIIVFTILMSYAYNAGAPLNPSLDLSGRLLLTAVGYGPEVWVPNGVHWWWIPIVGPTIGSALGSWAYFFAITLHHPPLTEDPKDMIQHSEATEMTGEVGNSQAPNSCENSTSMTEFDVNHEKDREDRMSGPLCVDVIYNDQTLVNESTNDVFL